One genomic segment of Hordeum vulgare subsp. vulgare chromosome 2H, MorexV3_pseudomolecules_assembly, whole genome shotgun sequence includes these proteins:
- the LOC123431288 gene encoding glutathione S-transferase U19-like: MANNMVHDESDVVCVDFWANLFGMRVLIALRELGVSFKYIEEDLCVRERSDLVLRMNPVHRMVPILIHHGRPICNSINILEYIDEVWGHRQETQVGGTRLLPIDPLHRAYARFWADFVDNKVFGTEMRLFKSKGEDEKEAAKEELIRQLKQLEGTLGDKNFFSGDEFGFLDIVIIPLSSMFRAYEQQGKFDLEAECPKLMRWEKQCKERESIKSTLPDEEEVYMMHKKWYGIE; encoded by the exons ATGGCCAACAACATGGTCCACGACGAGAGTGACGTGGTGTGCGTCGACTTCTGGGCTAACCTATTCGGCATGCGGGTTCTGATCGCGCTGCGCGAGCTAGGCGTGTCGTTCAAGTACATCGAGGAGGACCTTTGCGTCCGCGAGAGGAGCGACCTGGTGCTGCGCATGAACCCTGTCCATCGCATGGTGCCCATCCTGATCCACCATGGCCGTCCCATCTGCAACTCCATCAACATCCTCGAGTACATCGACGAGGTCTGGGGTCACCGTCAAGAAACCCAAGTAGGAGGAACCCGGTTGCTCCCTATCGACCCGCTGCAcagggcttacgcccggttctggGCCGATTTTGTTGACAACAAG GTGTTCGGCACGGAGATGAGGCTATTCAAGAGCAAAGGTGAGGATGAGAAAGAAGCTGCAAAGGAGGAGCTAATCCGCCAGCTCAAGCAACTCGAGGGGACGCTTGGGGACAAGAACTTCTTCTCCGGCGATGAATTCGGGTTTCTGGACATCGTCATCATCCCATTGTCGAGCATGTTTCGAGCATACGAACAGCAAGGAAAGTTTGATCTTGAGGCGGAGTGTCCCAAGCTGATGCGGTGGGAGAAGCAGTGCAAGGAGAGAGAGAGCATCAAGAGTACTCTTCCGGATGAGGAGGAGGTGTACATGATGCACAAGAAATGGTACGGCATAGAATGA